The nucleotide sequence AAGGTTTGTCCGCCCCGCATCCTGCCGGTCAATGCGTTCGCCGGTTGTAGCACCGGCGCGCGAACCGTAACACACATAGGCGTTCCTCTCCGTGCGGGATTGGGGTATTATGTTAACTGTGAGGTGACGCCATGGCTGAGGAACTGGAAACCGGTCTCGCAGGCACCGCGCTTGCTTCCAAGCGGGCGACGCGGGCTCAAATTCTCATCGTTGAAGATGATCCTTCGACCTCCGGTATGCTGAAAGATCTGCTCCAGTCGAGCGGATATCAGGTCCTGAATGCCGAGAGCGGCGCTCAAGCGAAGGCGATGGTCGATGAAGCCCGCCCCGACCTGATTATTTTGGACTTGATGCTTCCCGACATGGACGGCCTGGTCCTCTGCTCCGAGCTCCGATCTCAGGCGCAGAGCGACATCCCGATTATCGTCTGCAGCGGCACCAACCGCCGGCGCGACGCGATTCTTGCGCTTCGGCTGGGCGCGGACGACTTCGTATCCAAGCCCTTTGACATCTACGATCTGGAGGCACGAATCGAGGCGGTGCTTCGTCGATCGACCCAGAAATCCCAGCAGCGCGCCATAGAGCCCGACCACTATCGCGTGGGTGACCTGGTGATCGATCGTTCCCGACGCCACGTCACGCTGGGAGGCGAGGAGCTGCAGCTGACCCCGACAGAATACCGGCTGCTCTACACCCTGGCCAGCCGACCAGATGAAGTGTTCTCGCGC is from Chloroflexota bacterium and encodes:
- a CDS encoding response regulator transcription factor, which translates into the protein MAEELETGLAGTALASKRATRAQILIVEDDPSTSGMLKDLLQSSGYQVLNAESGAQAKAMVDEARPDLIILDLMLPDMDGLVLCSELRSQAQSDIPIIVCSGTNRRRDAILALRLGADDFVSKPFDIYDLEARIEAVLRRSTQKSQQRAIEPDHYRVGDLVIDRSRRHVTLGGEELQLTPTEYRLLYTLASRPDEVFSR